A single genomic interval of Celeribacter indicus harbors:
- a CDS encoding SDR family NAD(P)-dependent oxidoreductase, producing MVVVTGGASGIGAVCCRKFLEAGAQVVVLDRSSELPAELRGKVAGPVVADISDEDEMRQAAARIEDEIGPVVALTNCAAIMQGPLRPNELSMKEFDDIVRVDQRGTYVSCLVFGEAMLARGHGSIVNFASTAALRSVPLHAYAPAKAAVASMTECLAGEWGPAGVRVNAVSPGYTNTPATRARIEKGERDPAPLRENAVLGRLVEPEEVANAVVFLASPLSSGITGVNVPVDCGWLLAPSWQTYGGLRRP from the coding sequence GTGGTCGTCGTGACCGGCGGGGCAAGCGGTATCGGCGCCGTCTGTTGTCGGAAATTCCTGGAGGCCGGCGCGCAGGTGGTCGTTCTGGACCGCTCCAGCGAATTGCCCGCGGAGCTCAGGGGCAAGGTCGCCGGTCCAGTGGTCGCCGACATCAGCGACGAGGACGAGATGCGGCAGGCGGCCGCGCGGATCGAAGACGAAATCGGGCCGGTCGTGGCGCTTACCAATTGCGCCGCCATCATGCAGGGCCCGCTTCGCCCCAACGAGCTGAGCATGAAGGAGTTCGACGACATCGTCCGTGTCGACCAGCGCGGCACCTACGTTTCCTGTCTGGTCTTCGGCGAGGCGATGCTTGCGCGCGGCCATGGCAGTATCGTCAATTTCGCCTCCACCGCCGCGCTGCGTTCGGTGCCGCTGCACGCCTACGCGCCGGCCAAGGCCGCCGTGGCCTCGATGACCGAATGTCTGGCCGGTGAATGGGGACCCGCCGGCGTCCGGGTCAATGCCGTTTCGCCGGGATATACCAATACGCCAGCGACCCGCGCGCGGATCGAAAAAGGCGAGCGCGATCCCGCCCCGCTCAGGGAAAACGCCGTGCTCGGACGCTTGGTCGAACCGGAAGAGGTCGCCAATGCGGTGGTATTTCTCGCCTCACCGCTGTCCTCGGGCATCACGGGCGTGAACGTGCCGGTCGATTGCGGCTGGCTGCTGGCCCCGTCCTGGCAGACCTACGGCGGCCTTCGCCGCCCCTGA
- a CDS encoding SDR family oxidoreductase yields the protein MADLTDPDQCSDAVSEAVRPHGHLDCLVNNVAIARSCKSVTEPDWSDWNAILNVNLER from the coding sequence CTGGCGGATCTGACCGACCCGGACCAATGTTCCGATGCCGTTTCCGAGGCTGTCCGCCCCCATGGTCATCTCGACTGTCTTGTCAACAATGTGGCGATCGCGCGATCCTGCAAATCCGTTACCGAACCGGACTGGAGCGACTGGAACGCGATCCTCAACGTCAACCTCGAAAGGTGA